The following coding sequences are from one Aeromicrobium duanguangcaii window:
- a CDS encoding bifunctional hydroxymethylpyrimidine kinase/phosphomethylpyrimidine kinase: MTPRVLSIAGTDPSGGAGIQADLKTIGAFGGYGMAVVTALVAQNTEGVRSVHVPPPAFLAEQLDAVSDDVVIDAVKLGMLHSTPLIDIVVAWLERVRPPVVVLDPVMVATSGDRLLDAAAEAAIRRLCARVDLVTPNLPELAVLAGQPEATTWAAAVDQAQALAAATDTVVLLKGGHLAGATSADAVVTAEAVRPVEGRRVITTTTHGTGCSLSSAMATLRASGFSWFDALGHAKEWLTGAIEHGAALEVGRGNGPIDHFHHLREHVPHLRADVGSPTWTGRAWDDSAPVRDRVDACEFVRRLGDGTLEPERFAWYLAQDAVYLGEYAELLARAAALAGAPEEQAFWARGSVAAQEEEMRLHRAWVAGMPAAAPATRAYLDHLHAAHRHGYEVLIAALLPCSWLYADLGRRLVAQDRPAHPYGAWLRTYADPAFLDAAETARSIVDRVAEAASSDGRNAMTAAFAASMRHELAFFEAP, from the coding sequence ATGACGCCGCGCGTGCTGAGCATCGCCGGCACGGACCCGAGCGGTGGCGCGGGAATCCAGGCGGACCTCAAGACGATCGGGGCCTTCGGCGGGTACGGCATGGCCGTCGTGACCGCCCTGGTCGCCCAGAACACCGAGGGCGTGCGGTCGGTCCACGTCCCGCCGCCCGCCTTCCTGGCCGAGCAGCTCGACGCCGTCTCCGACGACGTCGTGATCGACGCGGTGAAGCTGGGGATGCTGCACTCGACGCCCCTCATCGACATCGTCGTGGCCTGGTTGGAGCGCGTGCGGCCGCCGGTGGTCGTGCTCGATCCGGTCATGGTGGCCACGAGCGGCGACCGGCTGCTGGACGCCGCGGCCGAGGCGGCGATCCGGCGGTTGTGCGCGCGGGTCGACCTGGTCACGCCGAACCTGCCCGAGCTGGCGGTGCTGGCCGGTCAGCCGGAGGCGACGACCTGGGCCGCTGCCGTCGACCAGGCGCAGGCACTCGCCGCCGCGACCGACACGGTGGTGCTGCTCAAGGGCGGACACCTGGCTGGCGCGACGTCGGCCGACGCCGTCGTGACCGCGGAGGCGGTCCGGCCGGTCGAGGGGCGCCGGGTCATCACCACGACCACCCATGGCACGGGGTGCTCGCTGTCGTCGGCCATGGCGACGCTGAGGGCGTCCGGATTCTCGTGGTTCGACGCGCTCGGTCATGCCAAGGAGTGGTTGACCGGCGCGATCGAGCACGGCGCCGCACTCGAGGTCGGACGTGGCAACGGCCCGATCGACCACTTCCACCACCTGCGTGAGCACGTGCCGCACCTGCGCGCTGACGTCGGCAGCCCCACGTGGACCGGCCGCGCCTGGGACGACAGCGCGCCCGTGCGAGACCGCGTCGACGCCTGCGAGTTCGTGCGCAGGCTGGGCGACGGCACCCTCGAACCCGAGCGGTTCGCCTGGTACCTGGCCCAGGACGCCGTCTATCTGGGCGAGTACGCCGAGCTCCTCGCCCGGGCCGCCGCACTGGCCGGCGCGCCGGAGGAGCAGGCCTTCTGGGCCCGCGGCAGCGTCGCGGCGCAGGAGGAGGAGATGCGGCTGCACCGGGCGTGGGTCGCCGGGATGCCGGCAGCTGCACCCGCCACCCGGGCCTACCTCGACCACCTGCACGCCGCGCACCGCCACGGTTACGAGGTCCTCATCGCCGCACTGCTGCCCTGCTCCTGGCTCTACGCCGATCTGGGTCGGCGACTGGTGGCGCAGGACCGGCCGGCGCACCCCTACGGCGCCTGGCTGCGGACCTACGCCGACCCGGCGTTCCTCGACGCAGCGGAGACCGCGCGAAGCATCGTCGACCGCGTGGCCGAGGCGGCGTCATCAGACGGGCGCAACGCCATGACCGCGGCGTTCGCGGCCTCGATGCGCCACGAGCTGGCGTTCTTCGAGGCGCCGTGA
- a CDS encoding GyrI-like domain-containing protein yields the protein MKFDVKKQIPTYTAPRGRFEVVTVPPMTYLMVDGEGDPNRAPRYQDALGTLYPTAYALKFLSKTELDRDYVVPPLEGLWWSDDFATFTSQRDKSRWSWTMMILVPDWITDYHLDRARSSVTAKGGAPLLDEMRLESLDEGRCVQTLHVGSYDDEGPVLAAMHDEFIPAHGLRMTGRHHEIYLGDPRRTAPERLRTILRQPVEAAR from the coding sequence GTGAAGTTCGACGTCAAGAAGCAGATCCCGACGTACACCGCGCCGCGCGGCCGGTTCGAGGTCGTCACCGTGCCCCCGATGACCTACCTGATGGTCGACGGGGAGGGCGACCCCAACCGCGCGCCGCGCTACCAGGACGCGCTCGGCACGCTGTATCCCACGGCGTACGCGTTGAAGTTCCTCAGCAAGACCGAGCTGGACCGCGACTACGTCGTGCCGCCGCTCGAAGGGCTGTGGTGGTCCGACGACTTCGCCACGTTCACCAGCCAGCGGGACAAGTCCCGCTGGTCCTGGACGATGATGATCCTGGTGCCGGACTGGATCACCGACTACCACCTGGACCGGGCCCGCTCGAGCGTGACGGCGAAGGGTGGCGCCCCGTTGCTCGACGAGATGCGGCTCGAGTCGCTCGACGAGGGACGTTGCGTCCAGACGCTCCACGTCGGCTCGTACGACGACGAGGGCCCCGTGCTGGCGGCCATGCACGACGAGTTCATCCCTGCGCACGGACTGCGGATGACCGGCCGCCATCACGAGATCTACCTCGGTGACCCCCGGCGGACGGCCCCCGAGCGGCTGCGCACGATCCTGCGCCAGCCCGTCGAGGCGGCGCGATGA
- a CDS encoding PucR family transcriptional regulator yields the protein MTDVTAHRRAIAAGLTEGEAALVDTFLVTIAAEIPAYASLDERQLQEVRSIIVWTLHRVLELWAEDGTLTEEDIALFRGVGAVRARDGRPLSAVLRAYRVAAGEFLDQMSDRFRGALAAEDVTSLVRVWFAVLDELSEAIYDGYEVTGRSLGADRESSLRDLLTDLLLGRQSHAGSLAARLRELDAQLPTTFDLVVVGPSRVVDAERAAALVERALEERDDAPTTVASIHTVQDGAGVVLLRSVDTARLAEVVEEHGLHAVRHGRVTARTAPRAYRLAVTALRAAPDLAWSQRGVLDDGDLEVLALVAGHGDADPVRAAEAVLGSLTEDTEALTTLWAVLEADGAAPAAARLHVHPQTVRYRMRRVASLTGRDPRLPWDRYVLQTALLAAPR from the coding sequence ATGACCGACGTGACCGCCCACCGCCGGGCCATCGCCGCGGGCCTGACGGAGGGCGAGGCCGCTCTGGTCGACACCTTCCTGGTGACGATCGCCGCCGAGATCCCGGCGTACGCGTCCCTCGACGAGCGACAGCTCCAGGAGGTCCGCTCGATCATCGTGTGGACGCTGCACCGCGTGCTGGAGCTGTGGGCTGAGGACGGGACGCTGACCGAGGAGGACATCGCGCTGTTCCGTGGCGTCGGCGCGGTCCGGGCGCGCGACGGCCGGCCGCTGTCGGCGGTGCTGCGGGCCTACCGGGTCGCCGCCGGAGAGTTCCTGGACCAGATGTCGGACCGCTTCCGCGGCGCGCTGGCCGCCGAGGACGTGACGTCCCTCGTGCGGGTCTGGTTCGCGGTCCTCGACGAGCTCTCCGAGGCGATCTACGACGGGTACGAGGTCACGGGCCGGTCGCTGGGCGCCGACCGCGAGAGCTCGCTGCGCGACCTGCTCACCGACCTGCTGCTGGGCCGCCAGAGCCACGCGGGATCCCTGGCCGCGCGACTGCGCGAGCTCGACGCGCAGCTGCCGACGACCTTCGACCTCGTCGTCGTCGGGCCGTCGCGGGTGGTCGATGCCGAGCGCGCCGCGGCGCTGGTCGAACGGGCCCTGGAGGAACGCGACGACGCCCCGACGACGGTGGCGTCGATCCACACGGTCCAGGACGGGGCCGGTGTCGTGCTGCTGCGATCGGTCGACACAGCGCGCCTGGCCGAGGTCGTCGAGGAACACGGTCTGCACGCGGTGCGCCATGGCCGGGTGACCGCCCGGACGGCGCCCCGGGCGTACCGGCTCGCGGTCACGGCGCTGCGTGCGGCGCCTGATCTGGCCTGGTCCCAGCGCGGTGTGCTCGACGACGGCGACCTGGAGGTCCTCGCGCTGGTCGCGGGGCACGGGGACGCCGACCCGGTTCGCGCCGCGGAGGCCGTGCTCGGGTCGCTGACCGAGGACACCGAGGCGTTGACCACGCTCTGGGCAGTCCTCGAGGCAGACGGGGCCGCACCCGCCGCGGCCCGGCTGCACGTGCACCCGCAGACCGTGCGCTACCGGATGCGTCGCGTCGCATCGCTCACCGGCCGCGATCCGCGGTTACCGTGGGATCGCTACGTCCTGCAGACCGCGCTGCTGGCCGCACCACGCTGA
- a CDS encoding FAD-binding dehydrogenase, with product MSFTPDVIVVGAGLAGLVATHELAQAGKRVLVVEQENRNNLGGQAFWSLGGLFFVDSPEQRRTGIKDSAALAMQDWFGSAAFDRLQDEDLWARRWAKAYVTWAAEGKRDYLRRLGHRVMPMVGWAERGSGSATGHGNSVPRFHLTWGTGPRLVDTFAEPVLKAETGGLVQFAFRHQVDDLIVEKGAVVGIRGSVLAPDDSERGVKSSRTVVGEFDHRAGAVVVTSGGIGHNHALMRANWPTERLGEAPDHLISGVPAHVDGRMLQITERAGGRIVNRDRLWSYTEGITNWDPIWPDHGIRILPGPSSMWFDANGQRLTGMSGVPGADTNGAMKQILATGHDYSWFVLTQSIIEKEFALSGSEQNPDLTGRDIKFLIKSRLAKGAPGPVEKFKQHGVDFVVAPSLDDLVLGMNEIARGPKLDPTLLERQIVARDREFDNPFTKDVQVMAIHNARRSRMDKIVRVAKPHRILDPAHGPLIAVRLNVLSRKTLGGLQTNLESQVLGEDGLPVPGLYAAGEVAGFGGGGVHGYNALEGTFLGGCIFSGRAAGRALARS from the coding sequence ATGTCCTTCACCCCTGACGTCATCGTCGTCGGCGCCGGCCTGGCCGGACTGGTCGCCACCCACGAGCTGGCACAGGCCGGCAAGCGGGTCCTGGTCGTCGAGCAGGAGAACCGCAACAACCTCGGCGGGCAGGCGTTCTGGTCGCTCGGCGGGCTGTTCTTCGTCGACAGTCCCGAGCAGCGCCGCACGGGCATCAAGGACTCCGCCGCGCTGGCGATGCAGGACTGGTTCGGCTCGGCCGCCTTCGACCGGCTCCAGGACGAGGACCTGTGGGCCCGCCGCTGGGCCAAGGCGTACGTGACCTGGGCGGCCGAGGGCAAGCGCGACTACCTGCGCCGACTGGGACACCGGGTCATGCCGATGGTGGGCTGGGCCGAGCGCGGCAGCGGATCGGCCACCGGCCACGGGAACTCCGTGCCCCGGTTCCACCTCACCTGGGGCACCGGGCCGCGGCTGGTCGACACCTTCGCCGAGCCGGTCCTGAAGGCCGAGACCGGTGGGCTGGTCCAGTTCGCGTTCCGGCACCAGGTCGACGACCTGATCGTCGAGAAGGGCGCGGTCGTCGGCATCCGCGGATCGGTGCTGGCGCCGGACGACTCCGAGCGCGGGGTGAAGTCGTCGCGCACCGTCGTGGGCGAGTTCGATCACCGCGCCGGCGCCGTCGTGGTCACCTCGGGCGGCATCGGCCACAACCACGCGCTGATGCGCGCCAACTGGCCCACCGAGCGCCTCGGCGAGGCGCCCGACCACCTGATCTCGGGCGTCCCGGCGCACGTCGACGGCCGGATGCTCCAGATCACCGAGCGCGCCGGCGGGCGCATCGTGAACCGCGACCGGCTCTGGTCGTACACCGAGGGCATCACCAACTGGGACCCGATCTGGCCCGACCACGGCATCCGGATCCTGCCCGGCCCCTCGTCGATGTGGTTCGACGCCAACGGCCAGCGACTGACCGGCATGTCCGGGGTTCCCGGCGCGGACACGAACGGCGCCATGAAGCAGATCCTGGCGACCGGCCACGACTACTCGTGGTTCGTGCTGACGCAGTCGATCATCGAGAAGGAGTTCGCCCTGTCGGGCTCGGAGCAGAACCCCGACCTCACCGGGCGCGACATCAAGTTCCTCATCAAGAGCCGACTGGCCAAGGGCGCGCCGGGTCCGGTCGAGAAGTTCAAGCAGCACGGCGTCGACTTCGTCGTGGCGCCGTCCCTGGACGACCTCGTCCTGGGGATGAACGAGATCGCCCGTGGGCCGAAACTCGACCCGACGCTCCTGGAGCGCCAGATCGTGGCGCGCGACCGCGAGTTCGACAACCCGTTCACCAAGGACGTCCAGGTCATGGCGATCCACAACGCCCGCCGCTCGCGCATGGACAAGATCGTGCGCGTCGCCAAACCGCACCGGATCCTCGACCCGGCGCACGGTCCGCTCATCGCGGTGCGGCTGAACGTCCTGTCGCGCAAGACCCTCGGCGGACTGCAGACCAACCTCGAGTCGCAGGTGCTCGGCGAGGACGGACTGCCGGTGCCGGGCCTGTACGCGGCAGGCGAGGTCGCCGGGTTCGGCGGCGGCGGCGTCCACGGGTACAACGCGCTCGAGGGGACCTTCCTGGGTGGCTGCATCTTCTCGGGCCGGGCCGCCGGCCGAGCCCTGGCGCGGAGCTGA
- a CDS encoding SGNH hydrolase domain-containing protein: protein MSVRAISRGIGLVGVALLVLATTALAGTPSAVADEPQLSSITAAEMDVAPGTPACFPGANPGETELLTCEYGDRGPRLLLVGDSHMRALSPAFRRLAEEGKIRVTLLTRSRCGWTTRKLEHDLPWVADECETWRAQVQRYIRDQKDLRAIITNHRARWMEGTEAQRGPDTVKAWRVALDRKIPVIAVSGAPHWPSTPPDCLRKNPTPEQWKDCTAPAREVMSFDWTVPAVVLARRTYGPNAAFRLDMRDVYCPGGVCRTVTPKGQIMYRDEQHLGATYARSLAPEFEKRLRATGVVFDPPRESGAAILAHLIGVLSAIVVRSAVAIAVV, encoded by the coding sequence ATGAGCGTACGAGCGATCTCACGCGGGATCGGCCTCGTGGGCGTTGCCCTGCTGGTCCTCGCGACGACTGCCCTGGCCGGGACCCCGTCCGCCGTCGCCGACGAACCGCAGCTGTCGAGCATCACGGCGGCCGAGATGGACGTCGCGCCGGGAACGCCGGCGTGCTTCCCCGGCGCGAACCCCGGTGAGACAGAGCTGCTGACCTGCGAATACGGCGACCGTGGCCCGCGGCTGCTGCTCGTCGGCGACTCGCACATGCGGGCCCTGTCGCCGGCGTTCCGGCGGCTGGCCGAGGAGGGGAAGATCCGGGTCACGCTGCTCACCCGCTCGCGTTGTGGCTGGACGACCCGCAAGCTCGAGCACGACCTGCCCTGGGTCGCTGACGAGTGCGAGACGTGGCGGGCCCAGGTGCAGCGCTACATCCGCGACCAGAAGGACCTGCGCGCCATCATCACGAACCATCGGGCCCGATGGATGGAGGGCACCGAGGCGCAGCGTGGTCCCGACACCGTGAAGGCGTGGCGGGTCGCGCTCGATCGGAAGATCCCCGTGATCGCCGTGTCGGGCGCGCCGCACTGGCCGTCCACGCCGCCGGACTGCTTGCGCAAGAACCCCACGCCGGAGCAATGGAAGGACTGCACCGCACCCGCGCGCGAGGTGATGTCGTTCGACTGGACCGTCCCTGCGGTCGTCCTGGCCCGTCGGACGTACGGCCCGAACGCGGCGTTCCGCCTCGACATGCGCGACGTGTACTGCCCCGGCGGGGTGTGCCGGACGGTGACGCCGAAGGGCCAGATCATGTACCGCGACGAGCAACACCTCGGCGCCACCTACGCCCGCTCGCTCGCGCCGGAGTTCGAGAAGCGGCTCCGCGCCACGGGCGTCGTCTTCGACCCACCGCGCGAGTCCGGGGCGGCGATCCTGGCCCACCTGATCGGCGTGCTCAGCGCCATCGTCGTGCGCTCGGCCGTGGCGATCGCCGTCGTGTGA
- the chrA gene encoding chromate efflux transporter, with product MTSRAAAERRHPGSVAEVFWVFLRLGLTSFGGPVAHLAYFREAFVERRRWLTDEAYADLVALCQFLPGPGSSQVGMVLGLRRAGAGGLLAAWIAFTLPSAVVLVAFAYGVAAFGDPAGAGWLHGVKAAAVAVVAQAVLSMARTLTPDLKRLVIAAAGAACILLVAGPGIQIGVIVLGALAGWLWLRAEEAPAVRGLAYVSRRAAIAALVAFGSLLVALPVLAAVTEDPTLRLADIFYRTGALVFGGGHVVLPLLQAQTVEAGLVDPDTFLAGYGAAQAVPGPLFTFSAYLGASMESGPNGVLGATIALVAVFLPAGLLVVGVLPFWDRLREAPTARRVVMGVNAAVVGILAAALYDPVITQGIVSVGTAVIAVAAFASQWWGRIPVWAAVLAAAALGQLIA from the coding sequence ATGACTTCTCGCGCCGCCGCCGAGCGCCGGCACCCCGGCTCGGTGGCCGAGGTGTTCTGGGTGTTCCTGCGGCTGGGACTGACCTCGTTCGGCGGCCCTGTCGCCCATCTGGCGTACTTCCGCGAGGCGTTCGTCGAGCGCCGCCGCTGGCTGACCGACGAGGCCTATGCCGACCTGGTCGCGCTGTGCCAGTTCCTGCCCGGGCCCGGGTCGAGCCAGGTCGGCATGGTCCTGGGGCTGCGGCGCGCCGGGGCCGGCGGCCTGCTGGCGGCGTGGATCGCCTTCACCCTGCCGTCGGCCGTCGTGCTGGTGGCCTTCGCGTACGGGGTGGCCGCGTTCGGCGATCCCGCGGGCGCCGGGTGGCTGCACGGGGTCAAGGCCGCCGCGGTGGCCGTGGTCGCCCAGGCCGTCCTGTCGATGGCCCGCACCCTGACGCCCGACCTCAAGCGACTGGTGATCGCCGCCGCCGGCGCCGCCTGCATCCTGCTCGTGGCCGGTCCCGGGATCCAGATCGGCGTGATCGTGCTCGGGGCACTCGCGGGCTGGCTGTGGCTGCGCGCCGAGGAGGCCCCGGCGGTACGCGGTCTGGCGTACGTGTCACGGCGCGCCGCGATCGCTGCCCTCGTGGCGTTCGGTTCCCTGCTCGTCGCGCTCCCGGTGCTGGCCGCGGTCACCGAGGACCCGACCCTGCGCCTGGCGGACATCTTCTACCGCACGGGCGCGCTCGTGTTCGGCGGCGGCCATGTCGTCCTGCCGTTGCTGCAAGCCCAGACCGTCGAGGCCGGGCTGGTCGACCCCGACACCTTCCTGGCCGGATACGGCGCGGCCCAGGCGGTGCCCGGTCCGCTGTTCACCTTCAGCGCCTACCTCGGCGCCAGCATGGAGTCCGGCCCGAACGGGGTGCTGGGTGCGACGATCGCCCTCGTCGCGGTGTTCCTGCCCGCGGGCCTTCTGGTCGTGGGTGTGCTGCCGTTCTGGGACCGGCTGCGCGAGGCCCCGACCGCACGGCGCGTCGTGATGGGGGTCAACGCTGCGGTCGTCGGAATCCTCGCCGCGGCGCTCTACGACCCCGTCATCACGCAGGGCATCGTCTCGGTCGGCACGGCGGTGATCGCGGTGGCCGCGTTCGCCTCGCAATGGTGGGGTCGCATTCCCGTGTGGGCGGCGGTCCTGGCCGCCGCGGCCCTCGGTCAGCTCATCGCCTGA
- a CDS encoding class F sortase — MKRSHSTEAPARTRRGLSVMAALALAVSTSGLVSCAVGDRTARQSESPSTASPSPLVEATPDPAEGQPSRLRIPAIDVDATVIPLTLNEGDVLEPPADFTQVGWWAEGALPGSTRGAVVLTAHTVHEGGGAFDDLGKLERGDTVTIRTAAGTVRYCVDDVAEYSQQELRENAPKIFSQTGTSRLAMVTCGWYHLGHYDSNIVVTATPIAT, encoded by the coding sequence ATGAAGCGCTCGCATTCCACCGAGGCCCCGGCGCGAACGCGCCGGGGCCTCTCGGTGATGGCCGCACTGGCGCTGGCCGTCTCGACGTCAGGACTGGTCTCCTGCGCGGTCGGTGACAGGACGGCGCGGCAGAGCGAGTCACCGTCGACCGCGTCCCCGAGTCCGTTGGTCGAAGCCACCCCCGATCCGGCCGAGGGACAGCCGTCGCGACTGAGGATCCCCGCGATCGACGTGGACGCCACCGTCATCCCCCTCACCCTGAACGAGGGAGACGTGCTGGAGCCACCGGCCGACTTCACTCAAGTCGGCTGGTGGGCCGAGGGCGCCCTGCCCGGCAGCACCCGAGGCGCGGTGGTGCTCACCGCCCACACCGTGCACGAAGGCGGCGGGGCGTTCGACGACCTCGGCAAGCTGGAGCGCGGTGACACGGTCACGATCCGGACCGCGGCGGGCACGGTGCGCTACTGCGTCGACGACGTCGCCGAGTACTCCCAGCAGGAGCTGCGTGAGAACGCGCCGAAGATCTTCAGCCAGACCGGCACGAGTCGGCTCGCGATGGTCACGTGTGGTTGGTACCACCTGGGGCACTACGACTCGAACATCGTGGTGACGGCGACACCGATCGCCACCTGA
- a CDS encoding SGNH hydrolase domain-containing protein has translation MRDDCQAWRKNVERYIRKQRNVRAIVTHHRASTMAGTYAQRGPDTVKSWRVALKRRIPVIALAGAANWKSAGPSPTQCLRKNRAPRQWKNCSAAEQKVIPFDWSVPSVKLARKQYGRRAAFRINLRAEHCPKRVCRVVTPRGQIMYRDHQHLTATYARSLTPLIERQLRATGVVFGP, from the coding sequence ATCCGCGACGACTGCCAGGCCTGGCGGAAGAACGTGGAGCGCTACATCCGCAAGCAGCGGAACGTGCGGGCGATCGTCACCCACCACCGCGCCTCGACGATGGCCGGCACCTACGCCCAGCGCGGACCGGACACGGTGAAGTCGTGGCGCGTGGCGCTGAAGCGCCGGATCCCCGTCATCGCGCTGGCCGGCGCGGCCAACTGGAAGTCGGCGGGTCCCTCGCCCACCCAGTGCCTGCGCAAGAACCGCGCCCCGCGGCAGTGGAAGAACTGCTCGGCAGCCGAGCAGAAAGTGATCCCGTTCGACTGGTCCGTGCCCTCGGTGAAGCTGGCACGGAAGCAGTACGGCCGGCGCGCGGCGTTCCGCATCAACCTGCGCGCCGAGCACTGTCCGAAGCGGGTGTGTCGGGTGGTCACGCCGAGGGGCCAGATCATGTACCGCGACCACCAGCACCTCACGGCCACCTACGCCCGCTCGCTCACGCCGCTGATCGAGAGGCAGCTGCGAGCCACCGGGGTGGTCTTCGGGCCCTAG
- the dnaB gene encoding replicative DNA helicase, giving the protein MAAEQSVLGAMLLSKNAIDPATDLLESRDFYRPAHELIFDVICDLSGRGEPADAITVAAELTRRGEIARIGGAAYLHDLVQGVPIAANVDYYAEIVHEKAVLRRLVEVGQQVAQLGQSGTGEIQDIVDRAQKAVLDVDGTKSGEDYNVLSDLMSYTIDELEELETRSGEVHGVMSGFPDLDRLTTGFKPGQMIVVAARPGVGKSTLGLDFVRNASIRQGLTSAIFSLEMTGSEIAMRLLSAEAKVAIHHMRAGSMSSRDWDAIGRAMATVQAAPIIIDDSPNMTMPEIRSKARRIKKQHGLDFVVLDYLQLMTSGKKVENRQVEVSEFSRQIKLLAKELGVPVVAISQLNRGSEQRTDKTPQISDLRESGSIEQDADIVMLLNRPDAHGAGESERPGEADIIVAKNRSGPVNKVAVSFQGHYSRFTPMAREPEGAGGGASGADFA; this is encoded by the coding sequence ATGGCGGCCGAGCAGAGTGTTCTCGGCGCGATGCTGCTGTCGAAGAACGCGATCGACCCCGCCACCGACCTGCTCGAGAGCCGCGACTTCTACCGCCCCGCGCACGAGCTGATCTTCGACGTCATCTGCGACCTGTCCGGTCGCGGTGAGCCGGCCGACGCGATCACCGTCGCGGCCGAGCTGACCCGTCGTGGCGAGATCGCCCGCATCGGGGGCGCCGCCTACCTCCACGACCTCGTCCAGGGCGTGCCGATCGCCGCGAACGTCGACTACTACGCCGAGATCGTCCACGAGAAGGCGGTGCTGCGGCGCCTCGTCGAGGTCGGCCAGCAGGTCGCCCAGCTGGGCCAGTCCGGCACCGGCGAGATCCAGGACATCGTCGACCGCGCCCAGAAGGCGGTCCTGGACGTCGACGGCACGAAGTCCGGTGAGGACTACAACGTCCTGTCCGACCTGATGTCGTACACGATCGACGAGCTCGAAGAGCTCGAGACGCGCTCGGGCGAGGTGCACGGCGTGATGTCGGGCTTCCCTGATCTCGATCGCCTCACCACGGGCTTCAAGCCCGGCCAGATGATCGTCGTCGCGGCGCGACCCGGCGTCGGCAAGTCGACGCTCGGCCTGGACTTCGTGCGCAACGCCTCGATCCGCCAGGGCCTCACCTCCGCCATCTTCAGCTTGGAAATGACCGGCTCGGAGATCGCGATGCGTCTGTTGTCGGCCGAGGCGAAGGTCGCGATCCACCACATGCGCGCCGGCTCGATGTCCAGCCGCGACTGGGACGCGATCGGACGCGCGATGGCCACGGTGCAGGCCGCGCCGATCATCATCGACGACAGCCCCAACATGACGATGCCCGAGATCCGCTCGAAGGCGCGCCGCATCAAGAAGCAGCACGGCCTCGACTTCGTCGTCCTGGACTACCTGCAGCTGATGACCTCAGGCAAGAAGGTCGAGAACCGTCAGGTCGAGGTCTCGGAGTTCTCCCGTCAGATCAAGCTGCTGGCCAAGGAGCTGGGCGTCCCGGTCGTCGCGATCAGCCAGTTGAACCGTGGCTCGGAGCAGCGCACCGACAAGACGCCGCAGATCTCGGACCTGCGTGAGTCCGGCTCGATCGAGCAGGACGCCGACATCGTCATGCTGCTGAACCGCCCCGACGCCCACGGCGCGGGCGAGTCCGAGCGTCCCGGCGAGGCCGACATCATCGTGGCCAAGAACCGTTCGGGCCCGGTCAACAAGGTCGCCGTGTCCTTCCAGGGCCACTACTCGCGCTTCACCCCGATGGCGCGCGAGCCCGAGGGCGCCGGCGGTGGCGCCTCGGGCGCCGACTTCGCCTGA